In Anaerococcus prevotii DSM 20548, the genomic window TGCCAAGTTCTTCTATGAGATAGACATGAAAAAGCCACTTGAAGCCTATGTAGACGAACTAGAAAATCTTGCCTTCTTTGAAGGTTTGGGCAATATGAAGCTTAAGACAGAAAGGCTAATGGACCTTACAGAAAGATACAGACAAGCCCTAGCCATTGGCGAAGATATGGCTCATCCTATAGGAAGAGCAGCCTACCTATCAAAGGCAGACCTTGTGACAAAGATGGTAGTAGAGTTTACTGAGCTACAAGGAACTATGGGTAGGATTTATGCAAGTAAGTCAGGAGAGGAAGAAAGAGTGGCAACAGCCATAGAAGAATCCTACATGCCAAGATCTTCTGGATCAGCCCTACCAAAAACTATCACGGGTATCATTCTTTCTATAGCAGATAAGATGGATACTATAGTAGGTCTCTACGCTATAGAAAAATACGTAACAGGAAGCCAAGACCCATTCGGTCTAAGAAGGGCCTGTCTTGGAATAATAAATATCTTCCTAGAAAACTCTATAGACATAGACCTAAGAAAGCTTGTAAATGATGCCCTCTTAGTCTATACAGAAAAGAACGAGCTTGCCTTCGACTACGACACAGCCATGGACAAGGTCTTAGACTTCTTTAGGGACAGACTCAAAAACAAGTTAATCGACGATGGGGTAAGCTACGATACAGTAAATTCTGTAATAAATACAGACGAGTTAAATATCATAAAAATCGTAAAGAAAGCTAAAAGCATTGATAGCTTCTTAGAAGATAATGAAGATCAAGTATCTTACTTTACAAGAATCGTAAACCTCTCAGACTATAGGGTAGATGCTGAAGTAAGAGAAGATTTATTCGAAAATGACCTTGAAAGATCTTTCTATGAGAAAATCACAGAGCTTGAAGACTTTAGTCCAAGTGCAGAAGCGAACTTTTTGGAAGAGCTTAACAGGATAAAAGAAACTAGCGAAATAGGTAATACTTATTTAGACAATACCATGATCAATGTAGATGACGAAGAAGTCAAAAACAACAGAATCGCCATGCTAAACAAACTGGCAAGAAGGATTGAACAAATCCTCGATATAAAAGAAATAGTAAGGTAAAAAATGAAAGAATTGACTACAATACTAATAAGTGATTCGACCGGAGAGACTGCACAAAACTACATCAAGTCAGTGACAAGCCAATTTCCTGATCTTAAAGTAAATCTAATTAGAAAACCAAGCATAGATACAACAGAAGAAATCGACGAAGTGATGACTGAGGCTGACAGCAATTGTATAGTCGTTCAAACCATAGCCAACGAAGACCTATCCAAGCATCTAAGAGCAGTAGCCAAAGAAAAAAACATCGAAGTATTAGACATCCTAAACTACGGAATCAGAAAGGTAGAAGAAGCGACTGGTCTTAAGGCAGTAAGAGAAATCGGCCTAACCAGAACCCTATCAGAGGACTACTTCAATATGATAGAAGCAATAGAGTTTGCCATCCAATATGACGATGGCAAAGATCCTAGGGGCTTTCCTCTATCAGACATAGTCCTTGTAGGAGTGTCAAGGACCAGCAAGACTCCTACCACAATGATTCTTGCGACCAAAAACTTCAAGGTCTCAAACCTTCCTCTCGTGCCAGAAATAAAATTGCCACGTGAGATATTTGAAGTAGATCCAGACAGGATTATAGGCCTTGTGATTGATCCAGATAAGCTTTCAAATATCAGGGAAGTAAGGAGTAAGTCCTTAGGCATAGTAGGAGAGTCAATATACTACGATGATAAAAGAATCAGAAGAGAGCTAGAA contains:
- the glyS gene encoding glycine--tRNA ligase subunit beta, whose protein sequence is MSNYLLEIGVEEIPSDYVKNTKKQLEDKFKKLIEENKLTCESISVESTPRRFAILLNNVEADLTEKTVSVKGPSVKIAYDEGGEPKKPLLGFLRGQGADLSDVVIREFKGEDYIYVEKKEKSKSVAEVLRENVYELVKSISFPRSMRWAGKSIRWARPIRWFVSILDDEVLDFDAEGISVGRVTKGHRSLGSNHIEIDEIQNYEKLLKENYVILKYKDRKDIILRGLNRLSSEVGGEYMKDEALLDEVINIVEYPTVLIGGIDKDYLEIPKEVITTPMKDHQRYFPVLDENKNLLPYFLVVRNGDEEFKENVVEGNKKVLVARLEDAKFFYEIDMKKPLEAYVDELENLAFFEGLGNMKLKTERLMDLTERYRQALAIGEDMAHPIGRAAYLSKADLVTKMVVEFTELQGTMGRIYASKSGEEERVATAIEESYMPRSSGSALPKTITGIILSIADKMDTIVGLYAIEKYVTGSQDPFGLRRACLGIINIFLENSIDIDLRKLVNDALLVYTEKNELAFDYDTAMDKVLDFFRDRLKNKLIDDGVSYDTVNSVINTDELNIIKIVKKAKSIDSFLEDNEDQVSYFTRIVNLSDYRVDAEVREDLFENDLERSFYEKITELEDFSPSAEANFLEELNRIKETSEIGNTYLDNTMINVDDEEVKNNRIAMLNKLARRIEQILDIKEIVR
- a CDS encoding pyruvate, water dikinase regulatory protein, translating into MKELTTILISDSTGETAQNYIKSVTSQFPDLKVNLIRKPSIDTTEEIDEVMTEADSNCIVVQTIANEDLSKHLRAVAKEKNIEVLDILNYGIRKVEEATGLKAVREIGLTRTLSEDYFNMIEAIEFAIQYDDGKDPRGFPLSDIVLVGVSRTSKTPTTMILATKNFKVSNLPLVPEIKLPREIFEVDPDRIIGLVIDPDKLSNIREVRSKSLGIVGESIYYDDKRIRRELEYAQEVFKDLDCKVIDVTENTIEQTATDIVQYYFEKFPEESKKQVQ